A window of the Eremothecium cymbalariae DBVPG#7215 chromosome 5, complete sequence genome harbors these coding sequences:
- the HSP10 gene encoding Hsp10p (similar to Ashbya gossypii AEL235W): protein MSFLKSAKSIVPLLDRVLVQRVKAEAKTASGLYLPEKNVEKLNQATVLAVGPGFTNAQGEKVTPSVEVGDKVLIPQFGGSTIKLNKDDEVILFRDSEILAKIQE, encoded by the coding sequence ATGTCGTTTTTAAAGTCTGCCAAGTCTATTGTACCACTTTTGGACCGTGTGTTGGTTCAAAGAGTTAAGGCTGAAGCAAAGACTGCTTCTGGTTTGTATCTTCCCGAGAAAAATGTTGAGAAGTTAAACCAAGCGACTGTTTTGGCGGTTGGTCCCGGGTTTACGAATGCTCAAGGTGAAAAGGTGACTCCTAGTGTGGAAGTTGGCGATAAGGTTCTAATTCCACAGTTTGGTGGCTCCACTATCAAGTTGAACAAGGACGATGAGGTGATTTTGTTCAGGGACTCTGAGATCTTGGCAAAGATCCAGGAATGA